The following nucleotide sequence is from Pedobacter sp. PACM 27299.
CTGAAGCGGAGCAGGAACTGGAAAAAGAACTAAAAAAAATTAGACCAGAAACCCCTGTGGTCTACCACTTTGGCGGTGGAAGCGGCTTACTTTTCAGCGAGATCAAACAAGGCCTGGATCAGGCCTAATGTTTTTTTATTGTTTTATATTGACGTTTAGCATCTTTAAATGGTCGATTTTTTGTTATTTTGAGTGTTATTAATACACCGAGCTATCTTTACATCAATTACACATGCCTGAAGCAGAGAAAAACAGCAACATTTTATCCATCGACATAGGTGGAACCAGCATTAAGGCTTGTATTTTAGATGTTAAAGGAGAACTCCTATCTGAATACACCAAAATCCCTACTCCAAAAAACTCTAGTCCGGAGGTAGTGATCAAATGTATCAAGGACCTGGCTTCAAAGCTGGACCAGTCATTTGTTAAAATTTCTATCGGTTTTCCCGGATATGTGAAATGTGGTGTGGTACTTACTGCCCCAAATCTCGCAAAGAACAAATGGAATAATGTGGACCTTGCCCAACAGATCAGTGATACCTTTGGCAAACCAGTACGTTTGGTAAATGACGCCGATCAGCAGGCCTTAGGGGTAGTATCTGGAAAAGGTTTTGAAATTGTATTTACAGTGGGGACCGGTTTCGGCACTGCCTTATTATACGACGGTGACCTGCTTCCTCACCTGGAACTCGCACACTTCCCTATTAGCAAGAATAAAGACTACGACGATTACATCGGCGACAGGGGCTTTAATAAGGTTGGCAAAAAGGATTGGAATGAACGCTTACAGCGTGTTATTGAAATTTATAAAACCGTATTTAATTACGACACCCTATATATCGGTGGTGGCAATTCAAAAGAAATTACTTTTCAGTTAGACCCTAACATCATACTCGTTTCCAATAAAGATGGAATCAAAGGTGGTGCAAAGCTATGGGACTTGGAAGATAAATTTCATGTATTTACTACTCACCCTAAAATCAACAACAAATAATGAACAAGTACACTTTAGGAATGATTGGCCTGGGCACGATGGGCCGCAATTTATTGCTTAACATGGCCGACAATGGCTATTCTGTAACCGGTTATGACAAGAGTCCTGACATGTTGAAGAAGCTGGAAGAGGACGGAAAAGCACATCAATTGAAAGGTTTTGCCGTACTGGAAGACTTTATACAGAGTTTGGAATTGCCAAGAAGAATCGTTCTTCTGGTACCAGCGGGTGCAATTGTAGACAGTGTAATTCAAGAGCTTGTTCCATTATTGGATAAAGGTGACCTGATCATTGACAGTGGAAATTCTCATTTTACAGATACCAGCAGAAGAGCAGAAGAACTTGCAGCGCAAGGATTCCATTTCTTCGGTATGGGTATTTCTGGTGGTGAAGAAGGTGCAAGATTTGGTCCTAGTATGATGCCTGGTGGTGATAAAGAAGCTTATAATGCAGTTAAGCCAATTCTTGAAGCAGTTTCTGCGAAAGTAAACGGTGATCCTTGTGTGGCTTATATCGGCCCTGGTGCTTCCGGTCATTTCGTGAAAATGGTGCATAACGGTATTGAGTACAGTGTGATGCAAATCCTTGCGGAGACCTATGACTTGTTGAAAAACAGCCTTGGTTATAACAACGAACAGATTTATGCTACTTTCGATAAATGGAATAACGGCAGATTGAAGTCGTTTTTATTGGAGGTAACCAAAGACATTTTCAAAGTAAAAGATGTGAAATCTGGTGGTTACCTGATTGATGTGATCAAAGATCAGGCGAAATCTAAAGGTACTGGAAAATGGACTTCTCAGGTTTCTATGGACCTGCAGTTGCCAATTCCAACGATTAATGAGTCGGTGAGTGCAAGAGATCTTTCTAAGTTCAAAACTTTACGCGTTGCTTTAGGTGCGGCATTGCCTCATCCATCACAAAAAGTAGAAAACACAGTAGAGTTTGAAGCACATTTAGAGCAGGCGCTTTATTTTGCCATGATCACTTCTTATGCTCAGGGCTTACATTTATTAGCACAAGCATCTATTGAATATAAATATGAACTGAACTTACAAGAGATCTCACAGATCTGGCGTGGCGGATGTATCATCAGAGCGGTATTGTTAGAAGATATTTATCAGGCCTATAAAAAACACCCTGAGCTTCCTCATTTATACTCCGATGAAAGTATCCAGAAACAGTTAAAAGACATTTTACCAGGAACTAGAAATGTGGTGATTACCGCCATTCAACATGGTATTGCGGTACCTTGC
It contains:
- a CDS encoding ROK family protein — translated: MPEAEKNSNILSIDIGGTSIKACILDVKGELLSEYTKIPTPKNSSPEVVIKCIKDLASKLDQSFVKISIGFPGYVKCGVVLTAPNLAKNKWNNVDLAQQISDTFGKPVRLVNDADQQALGVVSGKGFEIVFTVGTGFGTALLYDGDLLPHLELAHFPISKNKDYDDYIGDRGFNKVGKKDWNERLQRVIEIYKTVFNYDTLYIGGGNSKEITFQLDPNIILVSNKDGIKGGAKLWDLEDKFHVFTTHPKINNK
- the gndA gene encoding NADP-dependent phosphogluconate dehydrogenase — encoded protein: MNKYTLGMIGLGTMGRNLLLNMADNGYSVTGYDKSPDMLKKLEEDGKAHQLKGFAVLEDFIQSLELPRRIVLLVPAGAIVDSVIQELVPLLDKGDLIIDSGNSHFTDTSRRAEELAAQGFHFFGMGISGGEEGARFGPSMMPGGDKEAYNAVKPILEAVSAKVNGDPCVAYIGPGASGHFVKMVHNGIEYSVMQILAETYDLLKNSLGYNNEQIYATFDKWNNGRLKSFLLEVTKDIFKVKDVKSGGYLIDVIKDQAKSKGTGKWTSQVSMDLQLPIPTINESVSARDLSKFKTLRVALGAALPHPSQKVENTVEFEAHLEQALYFAMITSYAQGLHLLAQASIEYKYELNLQEISQIWRGGCIIRAVLLEDIYQAYKKHPELPHLYSDESIQKQLKDILPGTRNVVITAIQHGIAVPCYASALTYYDSLRTANSPLNLTQAQRDFFGAHTFERTDEEGIFHANWNENNL